The sequence accatttgtatgtaaggaatgtggtaaaagttttactcaaagtagtgctttgaaagtacacatgagaatccacgcAAATGAAAgactatttgtatgtaaagagtgtggtaaaagttttaatcaaaatagttatctgaaagtacacatgagaatccacacaaatgaaagaccatttgtatgtaaggaatgtggtaaaagttttactcaaagtagtgctttgaaagtacacatgagaatccacgcAAATGAAAgactatttgtatgtaaagattGTGGCAAAAGTTTTAATCAAAATCAtcatctgaaagtacacatgagaatccacacaaatgaaagaccatttgtatgtaagcagtgtggtaaaagttttgcTTCTTGTAgtgctttgaaagtacacatgagaatccacacaaatgaaagaccatttgtatgtaaagagtgtggtaaaagttttactcaaaatggtgatctgaaagtacacatgagaatccacacaaatgaaagaccatttgtatgtaaggaatgTGGTCAAAGTTTCACTCTCGGTAGttctttgaaagtacacatgagaatccatacaaatgaaaaaccatttgtatgtaaagagtgtgatAAAGGTTTTACTGAAAGTAgtgctttgaaagtacacatgagaatccatacaaatgaatgaCCATTTCTACGTGAAGAATGTGGTCCAAGTTTTACTTACAGTAGttctttgaaagtacacatgagaatccatacaaatgaaagaccatttgtatgtatggaGTGTGGTAAATGTTTTACTTCTGGCACTattttgaaagtacacatgagaatccacacaaatgaaagaccatttgtatgtaaagagtgtgataaaagttttactcaaagtaatgctttgaaagtacacatgacaatccacacaaatgaaagaccatttgtatgtaagcagtgtggtaaaagttttgcTTCTTGTAgtgctttgaaagtacacatgagaatccacgcAAATGAAAgactatttgtatgtaaagagtgtggtaaaagttttaatcaaaattgttatctgaaagtacacatgagaatccacacaaatgaaagaccatttgtatgtaagcagtgtggtaaaagttttactcaaagtagtgctttgaaagtacacatgagaatccacgcAAATGAAAgactatttgtatgtaaagagtgtggcaAAAGTTTTAATCAAAATCAtcatctgaaagtacacatgagaatccacacaaatgaaagaccatttgtatgtaagcagtgtggtaaaagttttgcTTCTTGTAgtgctttgaaagtacacatgagaatccacacaaatgaaagaccatttgtatgtaaagagtgtggtaaaagttttactcaaaatggtgatctgaaagtacacatgagaatccatacaaatgaaagaccatttgtatgtaagcagtgtggtaaaagttttgcTTCTTGTAgtgctttgaaagtacacatgagaatccacacaaatgaaagaccatttgtatgtaaagagtgtggtaaaagttttactcaaaatggtgatctgaaagtacacatgagaatccacacaaacgaaagaccatttgtatgtaaggaatgTGGTCAAAGTTTCACTCTCGGTAGttctttgaaagtacacatgagaatccatacaaatgaaaaaccatttgtatgtaaagagtgtgatAAAGGTTTTACTGAAAGTAGTGCTTTGAAAgcacacatgagaatccatacaaatgaatgaCCATTTCTACGTGAAGAATGTGGTCCAAGTTTTACTTACAGTAGttctttgaaagtacacatgagaatccatacaaatgaaagaccatttgtatgtatggaGTGTGGTAAATGTTTTACTTCTGGCACTattttgaaagtacacatgagaatccacacaaatgaaagaccatttgtatgtaaagagtgtgataaaagttttactcaaagtaatgctttgaaagtacacatgacaaTCCACACAAAt comes from Glandiceps talaboti chromosome 11, keGlaTala1.1, whole genome shotgun sequence and encodes:
- the LOC144442602 gene encoding uncharacterized protein LOC144442602 — protein: MDNEELEFSLYERNLNEAYQVLLHRLENNTLSDKDKFIVIDCLCQHGLVTLDEVKVEEDSEEHCIEYSTRSDCDVLVNNENQNSPQTTIPCENSDNVSSEQTLPAFEKHCVVYSAVNNDNESQTNERQFLQCGKSFTQNSNLKVHMRIHTNERPFVCKECGKSFTQSSALKVHMRIHANERLFVCKECGKSFNQNSYLKVHMRIHTNERPFVCKECGKSFTQSSALKVHMRIHANERLFVCKDCGKSFNQNHHLKVHMRIHTNERPFVCKQCGKSFASCSALKVHMRIHTNERPFVCKECGKSFTQNGDLKVHMRIHTNERPFVCKECGQSFTLGSSLKVHMRIHTNEKPFVCKECDKGFTESSALKVHMRIHANERLFVCKECGKSFNQNCYLKVHMRIHTNERPFVCKQCGKSFTQSSALKVHMRIHANERLFVCKECGKSFNQNHHLKVHMRIHTNERPFVCKQCGKSFASCSALKVHMRIHTNERPFVCKECGKSFTQNGDLKVHMRIHTNERPFVCKQCGKSFASCSALKVHMRIHTNERPFVCKECGKSFTQNGDLKVHMRIHTNERPFVCKECGQSFTLGSSLKVHMRIHTNEKPFVCKECDKGFTESSALKAHMTIHTNQRPFVCKECGKSFNTNSNLKRHMRIHTNERPFVCKQCGKSFTQNSNLKVHMRIHTNERPFVCKECDKSFTQTSKSISEGRIEIKKRNTTLK